One Granulicella sp. 5B5 DNA window includes the following coding sequences:
- the aroA gene encoding 3-phosphoshikimate 1-carboxyvinyltransferase: MASTMHDTSSAASITQVVRPARSFRGSLMLPGDKSISHRYAMLAGFAEGTSRLSNFSTGADPHSSLGCMAAMGAKVETAGKVISVTGTGGVLAQPKGDLDCGNSGSTMRMLAGLVAAQGEVYRFVGDESLTVRPMERIRGPLEKMGARIELTDGHAPMIIRGGELKAIDFETPIASAQVKTAVLFAGLQAKGTTSIAEKIRTRDHSEHALRAFGATLTRENDRLSIVGGQSLHAIDATVPGDMSSAAFFLCAALLFEDSNVVLDALGMNPTRASLLDVITGMGGKIKVLNVEEQHGEMVGTIQVNRSGKLKGMDISGALAAQLIDELPVIAAIAPYTENGVKIRDAKELRVKESDRIALVVKNLRAMGAEVTEHEDGMDIPGGQTLRGGVIDSGLDHRITMAFSIAALRAEGETEIRGAEAASVSFPEFFTWLDELAIR, translated from the coding sequence ATGGCTTCTACTATGCACGACACCTCTTCTGCTGCTTCCATTACGCAAGTTGTTCGACCGGCGCGGAGCTTTCGCGGCTCGCTGATGCTGCCGGGCGATAAGTCGATCTCGCACCGCTATGCCATGCTGGCAGGGTTTGCGGAGGGGACGTCGCGACTGTCGAACTTTTCGACGGGAGCCGACCCGCACAGCTCGCTGGGCTGCATGGCGGCGATGGGCGCGAAGGTGGAGACGGCGGGCAAGGTGATCTCTGTGACCGGCACCGGTGGCGTGCTGGCGCAGCCGAAGGGTGACCTTGATTGTGGTAACTCGGGTTCGACGATGCGGATGCTGGCGGGGCTGGTGGCTGCACAGGGTGAGGTGTATCGGTTTGTGGGGGATGAGTCTCTGACGGTGCGTCCGATGGAGCGGATTCGTGGACCGCTGGAGAAGATGGGAGCGCGGATTGAGCTGACTGACGGACATGCTCCGATGATTATTCGCGGCGGTGAGTTGAAGGCTATTGATTTCGAGACGCCGATTGCGAGTGCGCAGGTGAAGACTGCGGTGCTATTCGCAGGGTTGCAGGCGAAGGGTACGACTTCGATTGCTGAGAAGATTCGGACGCGTGACCATTCTGAACATGCGCTGCGTGCGTTTGGTGCGACGCTGACGCGTGAGAATGACCGGCTGTCGATTGTAGGCGGGCAGTCGCTGCATGCGATTGATGCGACGGTGCCGGGGGACATGTCTTCGGCGGCGTTCTTTCTCTGCGCAGCGCTGCTGTTTGAAGATTCCAACGTGGTGCTGGATGCGCTGGGGATGAATCCGACACGGGCCTCTTTGCTGGATGTGATTACTGGCATGGGCGGCAAGATCAAGGTGCTGAATGTGGAGGAGCAACACGGCGAGATGGTGGGGACGATCCAGGTGAACCGCAGCGGGAAGCTGAAGGGGATGGATATCTCCGGTGCGCTGGCTGCGCAGCTGATTGATGAGCTGCCGGTGATTGCGGCGATCGCTCCGTATACCGAGAACGGGGTGAAGATACGCGATGCGAAGGAGCTGCGTGTGAAGGAGAGCGACCGCATTGCGCTGGTGGTGAAGAACCTGCGCGCGATGGGCGCTGAGGTGACCGAGCACGAGGATGGAATGGATATTCCCGGCGGACAGACGCTGCGGGGCGGCGTGATCGACTCGGGGCTCGATCATCGGATTACGATGGCGTTTTCGATTGCGGCGCTAAGGGCTGAAGGCGAGACGGAGATTCGTGGGGCTGAGGCGGCTAGCGTGTCGTTTCCGGAGTTCTTTACATGGCTGGATGAGCTGGCGATTCGCTAG